The sequence CCGGCTCCTGGCTTTTCACCTCGCCTTCGAGCGGATCGAGTTTCGTCAGGCGGTCAATTTCGTCGCCCCAGAACTCCACGCGGACGGCGTAGCGGCCGTACATGGGGAACACCTCGACAGTGTCGCCGCGCACCCGGAAGGTGCCCTGGGTGAAGTCCACGTCGTTGCGGTCGTAGTTGAGGTCGACCAGCCGAGCCAGCAGGTCGTCGCGACCGATGTCCTGGCCGGGTTCGAGGCGAAGGGACATGTCGACGTAGTTGGCGGGGTCGCCGAGGCCGTAGATGGCCGAGACGCTCGCGACGACGATGACGTCGTCCCGAGTGAGGAGCGAGCGGGTGGCGGAATGTCGCAGGCGGTCGATTTCGTCGTTGATCGAGGCGTCCTTGTCGATGAACGTGTCCGTCTGTTCGACGTACGCCTCGGGCTGGTAGTAGTCGTAGTAGGAGACGAAGTATTCGACGGCGTTGTCGGGAAAGAGGGTGCGAAACTCCTCGTACAGCTGTGCCGCGAGGGTCTTGTTGTGGGCGATGACCAGCGTCGGCTGCTGGAGTTCCTCGATGACCCACGAGACGGTGTTCGTCTTGCCGGACCCGGTGACGCCGAGTAGCGTCTGGCGGTCCATCCCGGACTCGTAGCCGTCAACGAGTTGCTCGATGGCGTCGGGTTGATCGCCGGCGGGATCGAAGGGGGCGTCGACCCGGAAGGGGCGGTCGGCGTCGGGACGGTCCGGCTGAAGGGGACCGGAGTTCGCGTCGCTCACGTGGGTTGCTGAGCGCTCCGAGCACTTGACGGATTCGCTTGGGGTGGCATCCGTTGGGATCACGCACCCCCCGACGGCCGTTCCCAAACCGTGCGCGGAGGGACAGGAACTTAATCCCCGACTCTCGTAGCGCCGCGTATGGCAATCGACGAACTCGAACGAGCGAGCGAGGAACTGCGCGCCGCGGCCGATCTGACCGACGGCGACGAACGCGACCGACTCGAACAGCAGGCCGAGCACCTGGCGAACTTGGCGGAGTCGGGCGCGGACCACGGTCGCCTCGCCCGTCACGCCAACACGCTCCACGAACTCAAATCCGCGACGGGTGCGGACGCGGGCGAGCATATCGACGCCGCGATGGAGGCCATCAGCGCCTACCGCGAAACCATCGAAGGCGTGTAGCGACGACGGCCGCGGCTTCCCATGTGAACCGTTCACGAACCCCTTTCCTTCGGGTGGAGGTGCGTCAGCAGACGTTTTTCGGTTTGACGCCCATCGATTCGAGCGTTTCGACGTAGTCGTCGTAAGCCGCCTCGATGGCTTCGGTGGCGGCCGCCTCGGCCCGCACCCAGTCGTCGTCGGACGCACAGATCGCGTCGAGCGTCTCGACGATGTGGTCGTGAGCGTCGTCGATGTCGTCACGGAGCGACCGGAACGTGTTGGCGGTGGAGGGGTCGGCGTCGCCGACGAAGAAGCCGACCATCTGTCCCGCCGTCCGGTCGGTGACGAGGGAGTGGCCGAGGGCGGCGCCGACGCGTTCGACGGGGTCGTCGAAGTCCGCGAGCGTCCCGTAGATGCGCCGGTCCGCGGCGTCGGCGTCGGCGTCGGCGTCGAGCGTCTCGTGGCGGTTCCGGGCGGTGGTCGCGAGGTGGTCGAAACAGGATTCAGCGTCGGGGTCGTCGGCGTCGGCCGCCCACGACTCGAAGCGGTCGGCCGCGGCGGCGGCGTCGGCGGCCGCGGCGGTGCGGACGGCGTCGCCCGACATCTCGCCGTCGGTCAGGGCGTACAGCCATTTCGACGAACCGAGTCGGGACAGTTCGGTCTCCAGGTCGTCGGTTACGGTGTCGACGAGCGTGGTGGCGTCCATAGGTGGGGTAGAACAGCCCATCGTTTGTAAGCATCGCCACGGGACGGTGCGGTGTCGACTGAAAAAGAAGGGGTCGGTTGGGGGGTCGCGACTCGCGACGGGAGCGGCGTTACTCGGCCTCGCCCTTCTCGATCGGGACGCCCACGAGGTTGCCCCACTCGGTCCAGGAGCCGTCGTAGTTGATGGTGTCCTCGTAGCCGAGGAGTTCGTGGAGCGCGAACCAGGCGACCGACGAGCGCTCGCCGATGCGGCAGTAGGCGACGGTCGTGCCCTCGCCGTCGATGCCTTCCTCGGCGTAGAGCTGCGCGATCTCGTCGCGGCTCTTGAACGTGCCGTCGTCGTTGGTGACCGCGGCCCACGAGATGTTCTTCGCGCCGGGGATGTGGCCGCCGCGCTGGGCGGTCTCCTGCAGGCCCGGCGGGGCGAGGATCTCGCCACTGAACTCCTCGGGCGAGCGAACGTCCACGAGCGGAAGCCCGCGGTCGATGGCGTTCTCGACGTCCTCGCGGTAGGCACGGATGCTCTCGCGGGGACCCGAGGCCTCGTAGTCGACGACCGAGAAGTCCGGCACGTCCTCGGTGAGCGGGTAGTCGTTCTCGAGCCAGTAGTCGCGGCCGCCGTCCATCAGACGGACGTCGTCGTGACCGTAGTACTTGAACTGCCAGTAGGTGTAGGCCGCGAACCAGTTGGAGTTGTCACCGTAGAGGACGACCGTGGAGTCCTCAGTGATGCCGTGACTGCCCAGCAGCGCTTCGAAGTCCTCCTTCGAGAGGATGTCGCGCGTGGTCTGGTCCTGCAGGTCCGTCTCCCAGTTGAAGCCGATGGCGCCGGGGGCGTGACCCTCGTCGTAGGCCTCGGTGTCGACGTCGACTTCCACCAGACGATAGTCCGGATCGTCGCTCTGGAAGTCGTCCAGGTGGTCTTCCACCCAGTCCGCCGAAACGAGGACGTCTTTTGCGTACGCTGAATCTGACATAGCAGTAGCCGATACGACACCCTCCCCTATAATCCCCACACCAGCGGCAGACACAGCCAACCCTCGCCCGATCAGGAAAGTATTGCCACATCTGCCCAGGCTGAACGGTCCGGGGTGGCTGCTGACCGTAGCTGAACGGACCACGGGGGCGATCATCCGGCAAATACTGTCACGGAATGAGACGGACGCGCAGCGGCGACGCGTCGAAACGCCGTTCCTAAATCCGACGGGGTACGTACACCGACCATGACCGAAGATATCGTCGTCTCGATGGAGTGGCTTGCCACCCACCGCGGCGAGGTGCAGGTGGTCGACGTCCGCGACGCCTGGGAGTTCGACGGCATCGGCCATATTCCGGGCGCGGTCAACGTGCCCTTCGACGAGTTTCGGAGCCAGAAGGGCGACGAGGGGATGCTCCCCGGTGAGGAACGATGGACCGACCTGATGGCGTCGGCGGGCATCGGGACCGACGACTGCCTGGTGGCCTACGACGACGAACACGGCGTGTTCGCCGCCCGATTCCTCGTGACGGCGCTGCTGTACGGCCACCGTGATGTCCACCTCCTCGACGGCGACTTCAGCGCGTGGAGTCTGTCCTACGAGACGACGACGGAAACGCCAGAAGTGGAGCCCGCATCCTACGAGGTGCGGGAACCTGCGGCGTCGCCGCTGGTGGGATTCGAGACGGTTCGGGCGGCGCTCGACACCGACGCGGTGGTCGTCGACACCCGCAAACAGTGGGAGTACGAGGAGGGCCACCTGCCGGGCGCGGTGCAACTGGACTGGCGCGAGCTCGTCGACGAGGAGACGCGAGGGCTGAAACCCGACGCCGAACTGGAGTCGCTACTGACCGACCGGGGGATTACTCCCGACGAGCGGATCATCCTCTACTGCAACACCGCGCGCCGCATCAGCCACACGTACGTCGTACTCAAACATCTCGGCTACGAGCAGGTCGACTTCTACGAGGGGAGTCTCACGGAGTGGAAAGAGCGGGGGGGACCGCTCGAACAGGGAAGCGGGCAGGGGAGCGAGGAGGGGCGTGACGAGAGCGGCGACGGCGACAGCGACTGAGCGTCACTCCTCCGAGATGGGGACATCGTTGAGTTCGGCCGACAGGAGACTCCCCGCCTCGACGACGAGGGCGACGGCCAGCGGGCCGACGATGACGCCGATAGGACCGATCGTCAGCAACCCGCCGACGAAGCCGACGAAGTAGAGACTCCCCGGGAGTCCCGCGGTTTCCCGCGCGAGGCGGGGGCGGATCAACACGTCCGGTAGCCACGCCACGAGGATGCTCCCGACGACGGCGACGATGGCGGCGCGGGCGGGATCCTCCGCGAGCAAGTGGACGACCACGAGCACCGCGAGCAACACCGACGGGCCGACGACGGGGATGAACTGCAGGACGGCCGCGAGCACCGCCAGCGTGAGGTAGTAGGGGTAGCCCAGGAGGAAGAAAAACGGGAGCGCGATGAGGAAGGTGCCGACGGCCGTCGCCGCCTGCAACACGTAGATGGCAAAGAGCGTCGCCCGGCTCCGGCGCCCCAGCGCGTGAACCACGTCCCGGTAGGCCCGCGGCACGACGGCGATGATCGCCCGGTGTGTCTCCGTCGTCCGCGTGAGCAACGCGAAGACGACCATCACGAACACGGTCAGTTTGAGCGCGAGTACGGGGACTGCGACGGCGAACGACCGGGCGAGTTGGCGGCCGAACGAGACGGCGATCGCCCGGACCTCCGCGAGGGTTACAGTCGTGGCGAACCCGTAGTATTCGACGGTGACCGTCGTCGGCAGCGCCGCGAGGAAGGTGATGACGGCGTCGAGGCGGAGCGCCACGACGACGACGAGAGGCAAGGAGAGGACGACGACGGCGAGGAGGGCGGCCGTCGTCACGGCGAGGCTGGCGCGCCAGTGTGAGAGCCCGCGACGAGTCAGTTCCTCGCGAAGCGGGACGAGCAGGTAGGCAACGGTGAGGGCGAAAAAGACCGTCCCGAGAATGTTCGCGAGGAAGGCGGCCGCACCGAGGGTCAGGACGGCGAAGAGGCCACCGAGCACGTACCGGCGCTGGAGAGTCACGACGGTACCTGCGACGGGTGGGGCAAAAATCGTTTCCCGATCGGCGGGGCCTCGGTCGCAAGGCGAGCGTCCAGGAACAGGAGACTCGGCAAAACCGAACACCGCGGCTTTACTGTCACGGCGACCGAGCGACACCCATGGTCGGAACGAGTCGCCGGTACCGGGTGGCGGACACCGCCCAGCAGGTCGTCGGCGGATTCCTGCTCGCGGGACCGTTCGTGGTCACCGAGGAAGTGTGGACGCTGGCCGCCGGCATGTCGTGGCTCCAGACGCTCGCGACGGTCGTCATCGTGATGGGAATCGGCTACGGCGCGCTCTACAAGGCCGACGACCGGGATCCGGAGCGGGAGAGCGAGGTCGGCGGGGTGCCCGTCCGGTTCGTCTCGCTCGTGCTCGTCTCGTATGGGTCGGTGCTCGTCCTGGCGCTGACGTTCGGCGCCCCGTCGACGTTTCTGTCCGAGCTGGGTGGGCAACCGCTGACCGTCGGCGGGCTGATAATTCCGATCGAACGCGTTGGCGTGACGCTCAGAGCCGTGAGCGTCGGCGCCGTGTTCAGCGTCGTTGGCGCCGCAACGGCCGACTCGTTGTTCTAGCGATCCGCGCCGTTGCGCGATCACCCGCAGTCTTAAGTCCGTCCGGTCGGAGGGACGGATATGGATTACACGCTCGCCATCGACGGTGCGCCGGAAACGATACCCGGTGGGACGGGTGTTCTCCTGCTTCACCCGAGCATCGGCGAGACCGACCGGATCGATACCGATTTCCTCAAGACGGACACCGACAACTTCCTCGTCGTCTCGACCCGCACCACCGCACGCGAGGTCGAACAGAAACTCGAACATTACGACGTCGACGAGTCGCGGGCCGATATCCTAGATACGCTCTCGGTCGAACGCGGCTACTCCCGGCGGCCGTCGGATCGGGTTCACTACGTCGCCTCCCCCGACG comes from Haloplanus sp. XH21 and encodes:
- a CDS encoding DUF7553 family protein; the protein is MAIDELERASEELRAAADLTDGDERDRLEQQAEHLANLAESGADHGRLARHANTLHELKSATGADAGEHIDAAMEAISAYRETIEGV
- a CDS encoding transcription antitermination protein, coding for MDATTLVDTVTDDLETELSRLGSSKWLYALTDGEMSGDAVRTAAAADAAAAADRFESWAADADDPDAESCFDHLATTARNRHETLDADADADAADRRIYGTLADFDDPVERVGAALGHSLVTDRTAGQMVGFFVGDADPSTANTFRSLRDDIDDAHDHIVETLDAICASDDDWVRAEAAATEAIEAAYDDYVETLESMGVKPKNVC
- a CDS encoding sulfurtransferase, whose amino-acid sequence is MSDSAYAKDVLVSADWVEDHLDDFQSDDPDYRLVEVDVDTEAYDEGHAPGAIGFNWETDLQDQTTRDILSKEDFEALLGSHGITEDSTVVLYGDNSNWFAAYTYWQFKYYGHDDVRLMDGGRDYWLENDYPLTEDVPDFSVVDYEASGPRESIRAYREDVENAIDRGLPLVDVRSPEEFSGEILAPPGLQETAQRGGHIPGAKNISWAAVTNDDGTFKSRDEIAQLYAEEGIDGEGTTVAYCRIGERSSVAWFALHELLGYEDTINYDGSWTEWGNLVGVPIEKGEAE
- a CDS encoding sulfurtransferase, with amino-acid sequence MTEDIVVSMEWLATHRGEVQVVDVRDAWEFDGIGHIPGAVNVPFDEFRSQKGDEGMLPGEERWTDLMASAGIGTDDCLVAYDDEHGVFAARFLVTALLYGHRDVHLLDGDFSAWSLSYETTTETPEVEPASYEVREPAASPLVGFETVRAALDTDAVVVDTRKQWEYEEGHLPGAVQLDWRELVDEETRGLKPDAELESLLTDRGITPDERIILYCNTARRISHTYVVLKHLGYEQVDFYEGSLTEWKERGGPLEQGSGQGSEEGRDESGDGDSD
- a CDS encoding AI-2E family transporter, which encodes MTLQRRYVLGGLFAVLTLGAAAFLANILGTVFFALTVAYLLVPLREELTRRGLSHWRASLAVTTAALLAVVVLSLPLVVVVALRLDAVITFLAALPTTVTVEYYGFATTVTLAEVRAIAVSFGRQLARSFAVAVPVLALKLTVFVMVVFALLTRTTETHRAIIAVVPRAYRDVVHALGRRSRATLFAIYVLQAATAVGTFLIALPFFFLLGYPYYLTLAVLAAVLQFIPVVGPSVLLAVLVVVHLLAEDPARAAIVAVVGSILVAWLPDVLIRPRLARETAGLPGSLYFVGFVGGLLTIGPIGVIVGPLAVALVVEAGSLLSAELNDVPISEE
- a CDS encoding DUF2391 family protein → MVGTSRRYRVADTAQQVVGGFLLAGPFVVTEEVWTLAAGMSWLQTLATVVIVMGIGYGALYKADDRDPERESEVGGVPVRFVSLVLVSYGSVLVLALTFGAPSTFLSELGGQPLTVGGLIIPIERVGVTLRAVSVGAVFSVVGAATADSLF
- a CDS encoding DUF7090 family protein — encoded protein: MDYTLAIDGAPETIPGGTGVLLLHPSIGETDRIDTDFLKTDTDNFLVVSTRTTAREVEQKLEHYDVDESRADILDTLSVERGYSRRPSDRVHYVASPDDLDGVVAKTRTFLQTHEGKRRVSVDSLTEMAYYADEEQVYEATKRLLDLLEEYDAVGLFHLSKEVHDEATLERFRNLFDGVLDLDVDGNVTATFETE